Proteins from a single region of Caloramator sp. E03:
- a CDS encoding PolC-type DNA polymerase III, whose amino-acid sequence MSIVLEDILYDEDGINDIKDISKSVYIKKAFINKTTNTWEIHFITNTDIDNNKIEAIKKFLCNKFNISGEVTFHIENNIKNNITLNDINNKVIYKNIISNAFCNNPYICCLLQASDYRISDENIIIYIDNEFSLNMLKLKNAEEIISKSIFNLIGKKIKIKFELRALEFEKYNMIKEEEDKKLLINYLDKNKVEEKNKVSKNIVLENNNNLKSSIIYGKKLVGENVNIISIREELGSVVISGEVFKIDIKETKNGKYIFSFFITDYTSSITIKFFPKVEMIEELKSQIKEGVFLKVQGEVVYDKYIKEIIILASAIEKIEPVKRIDKCEEKRVELHLHTQMSAMDGVSSATSLIKRAKEWGHKAIAITDHGVVQAFPEVSESCKKEGIKAIYGVEGYLVDDGEPAIIKSKQWPLEDEFVVFDIETTGLNSNNDEIIEIGAVKIKNFTIVDTFSSLVKPKKEIKNEITKLTGISNEMVKDKPSIETVLPEFLNFVGNAPVVAHNAKFDTSFIKNNSKIQGLNFNNAIVDTLLLSRWLLPDLKKHRLNIIAEHLGVSLNNHHRAVDDATATAHIFIKFLDMLKQKNASNLDDVNALYNGNFDIKKADTYHIVILVKNQEGLINLYKIISQSHLNFFHKRPRIPKSLLQQYRDGLIIGSACEAGQVFKGVLNGLSDNEMEDIIKFYDYLEIQPRGNNEFLIRNGTVENEEKLLEINKRIVYLGEKFNKIVVATGDVHFLDPKDEYFRRILMAGQGYEDADDQAPLYFKTTDEMLEEFKYLGEDIAYNVVIKNTNIIADMVEPVKPIPDETFPPKIDGAEDEIKNMTLSKAHETYGDILPEVVQKRLEKELNSIINNGYAVLYLIANRLVSKSIKDGYLVGSRGSVGSSFVATMCGITEVNPLPPHYVCPTCKYSEFFTDGSIGSGADLPDKKCPKCNTQLNKDGHDIPFEVFLGFEGDKEPDIDLNFSGEYQSTAHKYTEELFGEGHVFRAGTIGTIAEKTAYGFVKNYLEERKLTINQAEIERLVKGCTGVKRTTGQHPGGVMVVPRDKEIYEFTPVQRPADDVNSDIITTHFDYHSISGRLLKLDILGHDDPTVLKMLQDLTGVDPRTIPLGDEKVLKLFTSTEPLGVKPEDINCEVGTLGLPEFGTKFVRQMLLDTKPKTFAELVRISGLSHGTDVWLNNAQDLIREGYATLKEVISTRDDIMLYLIYKGVEPKHAFNIMERVRKGKGLRDEDIQEMKENNVPDWYINSCNKIKYMFPKGHAVAYVMMAVRIAYFKVYYPLAYYATYFTVRADDFDADLIVKGEKTILSKIKEIESMGNSASQKDKGLLTVLEIALEMYKRGFKFVPVDLQKSHSVKFIIEDNALIPPFKALQGVGETAAKSIVKARDEGPFLSKEDLRIRAKVSKTVIEILDNHGCIKNLPESNQLSLF is encoded by the coding sequence ATGTCAATAGTACTTGAAGATATACTTTATGATGAAGATGGTATAAATGATATTAAGGATATTTCTAAGTCTGTTTATATTAAAAAAGCATTTATAAATAAAACAACCAATACATGGGAAATTCATTTTATAACTAATACTGATATTGACAATAATAAGATTGAAGCTATAAAAAAATTTTTATGTAATAAATTTAATATTTCTGGGGAAGTTACATTCCATATAGAAAACAATATTAAAAACAATATTACATTAAATGATATTAATAATAAAGTAATATATAAGAACATAATATCTAATGCTTTTTGTAATAATCCTTATATTTGTTGTTTACTTCAGGCATCAGATTATAGAATTAGTGATGAAAATATTATAATTTATATTGACAATGAATTTTCATTGAACATGTTGAAATTAAAAAATGCAGAAGAAATTATAAGCAAAAGTATATTTAATTTAATAGGCAAAAAAATAAAAATTAAGTTTGAGTTAAGAGCTTTAGAATTTGAGAAGTATAATATGATAAAAGAAGAAGAAGATAAAAAATTATTAATAAATTATCTTGATAAAAATAAAGTTGAAGAAAAAAATAAAGTCAGCAAGAATATAGTATTAGAAAACAATAACAATTTAAAATCTTCAATTATATATGGTAAAAAGCTTGTAGGAGAAAATGTCAATATAATATCTATTCGTGAAGAACTTGGCAGTGTTGTGATTTCAGGTGAAGTATTTAAAATAGATATTAAAGAAACTAAAAATGGTAAATATATTTTTAGTTTCTTTATTACTGATTATACAAGCTCTATTACCATAAAATTTTTTCCAAAGGTTGAAATGATTGAAGAACTAAAATCTCAAATAAAAGAGGGAGTTTTTCTAAAAGTACAGGGTGAGGTAGTATATGACAAATATATAAAAGAAATAATAATCTTGGCTTCTGCTATAGAAAAAATTGAACCTGTAAAAAGAATTGATAAATGCGAAGAGAAAAGGGTAGAGCTTCATCTTCATACACAAATGAGTGCAATGGATGGAGTATCTTCTGCAACTTCATTAATAAAGCGGGCAAAGGAATGGGGGCATAAAGCTATTGCAATAACAGATCATGGTGTTGTCCAAGCATTTCCAGAAGTATCAGAATCATGTAAAAAAGAAGGCATTAAAGCAATATATGGTGTAGAAGGATACCTTGTAGATGATGGAGAGCCAGCAATAATAAAATCAAAACAATGGCCTTTGGAAGATGAGTTTGTTGTATTTGATATTGAAACTACAGGTTTAAATTCTAACAATGATGAAATAATTGAAATAGGTGCTGTTAAAATCAAAAATTTTACTATAGTTGATACATTTTCAAGTCTTGTAAAGCCTAAAAAGGAAATAAAAAATGAAATAACAAAATTAACAGGTATCTCTAACGAAATGGTAAAAGATAAACCTTCAATTGAAACGGTTTTACCAGAGTTTTTAAACTTTGTTGGAAATGCTCCTGTAGTTGCACATAATGCTAAATTCGATACGTCATTCATAAAAAATAATTCAAAAATACAAGGACTTAATTTTAATAACGCAATAGTTGATACTTTATTATTATCAAGGTGGCTCTTACCGGATTTAAAGAAACATAGGCTTAACATTATAGCAGAACATTTAGGAGTTTCTCTTAATAATCATCATAGAGCAGTAGATGATGCAACTGCAACTGCACATATATTTATTAAATTTCTTGATATGTTAAAGCAAAAGAATGCTTCAAACCTTGATGATGTAAATGCTCTTTATAATGGTAATTTTGATATAAAAAAAGCTGATACTTATCATATTGTAATTCTTGTGAAAAATCAAGAAGGACTGATTAATCTTTATAAAATAATATCACAATCTCATTTAAATTTTTTTCATAAACGTCCAAGAATTCCCAAAAGCCTCCTTCAACAATATAGGGATGGTTTAATAATTGGCTCTGCCTGTGAAGCAGGTCAAGTTTTTAAAGGAGTTTTGAACGGTCTTTCTGACAATGAAATGGAAGACATCATAAAATTTTATGACTATCTTGAAATTCAGCCAAGAGGTAATAATGAGTTTTTAATAAGAAATGGAACTGTTGAAAACGAAGAAAAGTTGCTTGAAATAAACAAAAGAATAGTATACCTTGGTGAAAAATTTAATAAAATTGTTGTTGCTACTGGAGATGTACATTTTCTTGATCCTAAGGATGAATATTTTAGAAGAATACTTATGGCTGGTCAAGGGTATGAAGATGCTGATGACCAAGCACCGCTATATTTTAAAACAACTGATGAAATGTTAGAGGAATTTAAATACCTTGGAGAAGATATAGCATATAATGTTGTTATTAAAAATACAAATATTATAGCCGATATGGTTGAACCTGTTAAACCTATACCTGATGAAACATTCCCTCCAAAGATAGATGGTGCAGAAGATGAAATAAAAAATATGACTTTATCAAAAGCCCATGAAACTTATGGAGATATTTTACCTGAGGTCGTTCAAAAAAGGCTTGAAAAAGAATTAAATTCAATAATAAATAATGGTTATGCTGTCTTATATCTTATTGCCAATCGTTTGGTTTCAAAATCAATTAAAGATGGCTATTTAGTAGGTTCAAGAGGTTCTGTCGGTTCTTCCTTTGTTGCTACTATGTGTGGAATAACTGAAGTTAATCCGTTGCCTCCCCATTATGTCTGTCCTACATGTAAGTATTCAGAATTCTTTACAGATGGAAGTATAGGTTCAGGGGCTGATTTACCTGATAAAAAATGTCCAAAATGTAATACACAATTGAATAAAGATGGTCATGATATACCTTTTGAGGTATTTTTAGGTTTTGAAGGTGATAAGGAACCAGATATAGATCTAAACTTTTCTGGAGAATATCAAAGCACTGCTCACAAATATACTGAGGAACTCTTTGGTGAAGGGCATGTTTTTAGAGCAGGAACAATAGGCACTATTGCAGAGAAAACCGCTTATGGTTTTGTTAAAAACTATCTTGAAGAAAGAAAACTAACAATAAACCAAGCTGAAATTGAAAGGCTTGTTAAAGGATGTACAGGAGTTAAAAGGACAACCGGTCAACATCCTGGAGGCGTTATGGTTGTTCCAAGAGATAAAGAAATATATGAATTTACTCCTGTTCAAAGGCCAGCTGATGATGTTAATTCAGATATTATAACTACGCATTTTGACTATCATTCTATAAGTGGAAGACTTTTAAAGCTTGATATATTAGGTCATGATGATCCTACAGTTTTAAAGATGCTTCAGGATTTAACAGGCGTAGATCCAAGGACAATTCCTTTAGGAGATGAAAAAGTATTAAAACTTTTTACTTCAACAGAACCCCTTGGAGTAAAACCTGAAGATATAAATTGTGAAGTAGGAACTTTAGGACTTCCGGAGTTTGGTACAAAATTTGTAAGGCAGATGCTTCTTGACACAAAACCTAAAACTTTTGCTGAACTTGTTAGAATTTCAGGATTATCACATGGTACAGATGTTTGGCTAAATAATGCACAGGATCTTATACGCGAAGGTTATGCAACTCTTAAAGAAGTTATATCTACAAGAGATGACATTATGCTTTATTTAATTTATAAAGGTGTTGAGCCCAAACATGCTTTTAACATAATGGAAAGAGTTAGAAAGGGAAAAGGATTACGTGATGAAGATATACAAGAAATGAAAGAAAACAATGTACCTGATTGGTATATTAATTCCTGCAATAAAATAAAGTATATGTTCCCAAAAGGTCATGCTGTAGCTTATGTTATGATGGCTGTTAGAATAGCATATTTTAAAGTTTATTATCCATTAGCTTACTATGCTACGTATTTTACAGTTAGAGCTGATGATTTTGATGCTGACTTAATTGTAAAAGGTGAAAAAACAATATTAAGTAAAATAAAAGAAATAGAAAGCATGGGTAATAGTGCTTCGCAAAAAGATAAAGGTTTACTGACAGTTCTGGAGATTGCCCTTGAGATGTATAAAAGAGGATTTAAATTTGTACCAGTAGATCTACAAAAATCCCATTCTGTTAAATTTATTATTGAAGATAATGCTTTGATACCACCTTTTAAAGCACTTCAGGGTGTAGGCGAAACAGCAGCAAAGAGTATTGTGAAAGCAAGAGATGAAGGACCTTTTTTATCAAAGGAAGATTTAAGAATAAGAGCAAAGGTTTCAAAAACTGTAATTGAAATTTTAGATAACCACGGATGTATTAAAAATTTACCTGAAAGTAACCAGCTTTCCCTATTTTAA
- the rimP gene encoding ribosome maturation factor RimP, whose amino-acid sequence MNVEYIEKLVHEISLPIANELGLEIVDVEFVREHNEWYLRVYIDKEGGVTIDDCTSLSRVLSNKLDEVDPIDFSYYLEVSSPGIERPLKKDRDFERNVGKKIKIKLFEPIEGKKTIEGTLLGLEEKNILISINDNILKIDRTKVSNVKLCSF is encoded by the coding sequence ATGAATGTTGAATATATAGAAAAATTAGTTCATGAAATTTCTTTACCAATAGCTAATGAGTTAGGTTTAGAAATTGTAGATGTAGAATTTGTTAGAGAACATAACGAATGGTATTTAAGAGTTTATATTGATAAAGAAGGTGGAGTAACTATAGATGACTGTACAAGTCTTAGTAGAGTTTTAAGTAATAAACTTGATGAAGTAGATCCTATAGATTTTAGCTACTATCTTGAAGTATCATCACCAGGAATAGAAAGACCATTAAAAAAAGATAGGGATTTTGAAAGAAATGTAGGCAAGAAAATAAAAATAAAACTTTTTGAACCTATTGAAGGTAAAAAAACTATTGAAGGAACACTACTTGGTCTTGAAGAAAAAAACATTTTGATTTCGATAAATGATAATATATTAAAAATTGATAGGACAAAAGTCTCTAATGTAAAGCTATGTAGTTTTTAA
- the nusA gene encoding transcription termination factor NusA → MNTIELIEALEELVKEKRIDREIIFTALESALVSAYKKNYGTAQNVKVNVNRDTGEIHVYAQKEVVEEVYDNLLEISLEDARKISLKYNIGDIVDVEVTPKDFGRVAAQTAKQSVIQKIREAEREIIYKEFIEKENDLITGVVQKKEKQNVLVDIGRTETLLAPNEQMPNEEYNHGDILKLYVVEVKKTPKGPNIVISRTHPGLIKRLFELEVPEIFEGIVEIKSIAREAGSRTKIAVHSKDENVDPTGACVGPKGIRVQNIVNELKGEKIDIVKWSKDPSEFIANAISPAKVISVEVNEDEKSAKVIVPDYQLSLAIGKEGQNARLAAKLTGWKIDIKSQSQAQSEMENNMQGDETE, encoded by the coding sequence ATGAATACTATTGAATTAATTGAAGCGCTGGAGGAGCTGGTTAAAGAAAAAAGAATTGACAGAGAGATCATATTTACAGCTTTAGAATCAGCTCTTGTTTCAGCATATAAAAAGAATTATGGGACAGCACAGAATGTAAAGGTAAATGTCAATAGGGATACTGGTGAAATTCATGTTTATGCTCAAAAGGAAGTAGTAGAAGAGGTTTATGATAATCTTCTTGAAATAAGCCTTGAAGATGCAAGAAAAATAAGCTTAAAATATAATATTGGAGATATTGTCGATGTTGAAGTTACCCCAAAGGATTTTGGAAGAGTTGCAGCTCAAACAGCAAAACAAAGTGTTATACAAAAAATAAGAGAAGCTGAAAGAGAAATAATATATAAAGAATTCATTGAAAAAGAAAATGATCTTATTACAGGGGTAGTACAAAAAAAGGAAAAGCAAAATGTTCTTGTTGATATTGGAAGAACCGAAACTTTACTTGCACCTAATGAACAAATGCCAAATGAAGAATATAATCATGGTGATATATTAAAATTATATGTAGTTGAGGTTAAAAAAACACCTAAAGGACCAAATATTGTTATTTCCAGAACACATCCAGGGCTAATTAAAAGATTGTTTGAACTAGAAGTACCTGAAATTTTTGAAGGAATTGTTGAAATAAAAAGTATAGCAAGAGAAGCAGGATCTAGAACAAAAATAGCTGTTCATTCGAAAGACGAAAATGTGGATCCAACAGGTGCATGCGTTGGTCCAAAGGGTATAAGAGTTCAAAACATAGTTAATGAACTTAAAGGAGAAAAAATAGATATTGTAAAGTGGAGCAAAGATCCTTCAGAGTTTATTGCAAATGCTATTAGCCCTGCAAAGGTAATAAGCGTTGAAGTAAACGAAGATGAAAAAAGTGCAAAGGTTATAGTTCCAGATTACCAGCTTTCTTTGGCTATTGGTAAAGAAGGTCAAAATGCAAGGCTTGCAGCAAAATTAACAGGATGGAAAATAGATATTAAAAGTCAATCACAGGCACAATCTGAAATGGAAAATAATATGCAAGGAGATGAAACAGAATGA
- the rnpM gene encoding RNase P modulator RnpM, with the protein MKVKKVPLRMCLGCQEMKPKKELIRVVKNKEGEIKIDFTGKAAGRGAYICRNIDCFEKCVKAKRFEKAFETKISDDLYDKLREALMNENG; encoded by the coding sequence ATGAAAGTAAAAAAAGTTCCACTAAGAATGTGTCTTGGATGTCAAGAAATGAAGCCCAAAAAAGAATTAATTAGAGTTGTTAAAAATAAAGAAGGGGAAATTAAAATAGATTTTACAGGTAAAGCTGCCGGAAGAGGTGCATATATTTGCAGAAATATTGATTGCTTTGAAAAATGTGTAAAAGCTAAAAGATTTGAAAAAGCTTTTGAGACTAAAATATCCGATGATTTATATGATAAATTAAGAGAGGCGCTTATGAATGAAAATGGATGA
- a CDS encoding L7Ae/L30e/S12e/Gadd45 family ribosomal protein has protein sequence MKMDDIYSFIGLIQKSGKLFSGDESVEKSIRKKKCSLIIIAEDASDNTKNKFIMLAKERNIPFIIFGKKQEIGVRIGKPDRAVLGIQDTNFANGLIKKFQSNNGGEYSAKN, from the coding sequence ATGAAAATGGATGATATTTACTCGTTCATTGGATTGATACAAAAATCAGGTAAACTATTTTCAGGCGATGAAAGTGTTGAGAAGTCAATTAGAAAAAAAAAGTGTTCTTTAATTATAATTGCAGAGGATGCAAGTGATAATACAAAAAATAAATTTATTATGCTTGCAAAGGAAAGGAATATACCATTTATTATTTTTGGTAAAAAGCAGGAAATAGGAGTGAGAATAGGGAAACCTGACAGAGCAGTTTTAGGGATACAAGATACAAATTTTGCAAATGGATTAATAAAAAAGTTCCAAAGTAATAATGGGGGTGAATATAGTGCCAAAAATTAG
- the infB gene encoding translation initiation factor IF-2, which produces MSSKELIELLNKEFGIEVKNHMSVLEGDEANIVIEFVEELKNKINDKKANNNDNKPQVKNSNVNEIEEEKNTVEDEFEDIDYFDIEYEKNNKARKKSNKLEKNKKALVKQEKIENSSLEEEIGIVVIPESIKVGDFAKKIKKPVAEVLKKLILNGVMASINHEITFEVAEKIAEQYNIILEKEVKKEKEEELINDFEDDEKSLVSRPPVVTVMGHVDHGKTSLLDAIRHSRVTDTEAGGITQHIGAYTVDINDSKIVFLDTPGHEAFTAMRARGAKVTDIAILVVAADDGVMPQTVEAINHAKAAKVPIIVAINKIDKSGANPDRVKQELTEYGLIPEDWGGDTICVPVSARTKEGIDNLLEMILLVAEMQELKANPNRSAKGTIIEAKLDKARGPVATVLVQKGTLKIGDCIVAGTAYGKVRAMVDDKGRKVKSASPSIPVEVLGFSEVPNAGDIMYCVADEKAAREIAEIRKNKEREQHYASTSKVSLQDLFNQIQEGKVKDLNIIVKADVQGSVEAIRQSLEKLSNNEVRVNVIHGGVGAITETDVTFASVSNALIIGFNVRPEPMAVQLAEKEKVEIKTYRIIYEAIDDITAAMKGMLEPEYKEVVTARLVVRNTFKVSSIGTIAGCYVEDGKINRNNSVRVIRDGIVIYEGKLASLKRFKDDVKEVAAGFECGLTIEKFNDIKENDVIEAFTIEEVKR; this is translated from the coding sequence ATGTCAAGTAAGGAATTAATTGAACTTCTCAATAAAGAGTTCGGTATAGAAGTAAAAAATCACATGAGTGTCCTTGAAGGAGATGAAGCTAATATTGTAATAGAATTTGTTGAAGAATTAAAAAATAAAATAAACGATAAAAAAGCTAATAATAATGATAATAAACCTCAAGTTAAAAATAGCAATGTAAATGAAATAGAAGAAGAAAAAAACACAGTTGAAGATGAATTTGAAGATATTGATTATTTTGATATTGAATATGAAAAAAATAATAAAGCAAGAAAAAAATCTAATAAATTAGAGAAAAATAAAAAAGCATTAGTTAAGCAAGAAAAAATAGAGAATAGTTCATTGGAAGAAGAAATTGGTATTGTAGTTATTCCTGAAAGTATAAAAGTAGGTGATTTTGCTAAAAAAATAAAAAAACCTGTTGCAGAAGTACTAAAAAAGCTTATTTTAAATGGAGTTATGGCTTCAATAAATCATGAAATAACTTTTGAAGTTGCAGAAAAAATAGCTGAACAATATAATATAATTCTTGAAAAAGAGGTAAAAAAGGAAAAAGAAGAAGAGTTAATTAATGATTTTGAAGATGATGAAAAGTCTTTAGTCTCAAGACCTCCTGTAGTTACCGTTATGGGGCACGTTGATCATGGTAAAACATCTCTTCTCGATGCAATAAGACATTCAAGAGTAACGGATACTGAAGCTGGAGGTATAACACAACATATAGGTGCTTATACTGTTGATATAAATGATAGTAAAATAGTATTCTTAGATACACCTGGTCATGAAGCATTTACTGCAATGAGAGCAAGAGGGGCAAAAGTTACAGATATTGCCATACTCGTAGTTGCAGCCGATGATGGTGTTATGCCTCAAACTGTTGAAGCGATAAATCATGCTAAGGCAGCAAAAGTGCCAATCATAGTTGCAATAAATAAAATTGATAAAAGTGGTGCAAATCCTGATAGAGTTAAGCAAGAACTGACAGAATATGGTCTTATTCCTGAGGACTGGGGTGGCGACACAATATGTGTTCCTGTATCAGCAAGAACAAAAGAAGGAATAGACAATCTTCTTGAAATGATACTATTAGTAGCAGAAATGCAAGAACTTAAAGCAAATCCAAATAGAAGTGCAAAGGGTACAATAATTGAAGCTAAACTTGATAAAGCAAGAGGACCTGTTGCAACAGTTCTTGTGCAAAAAGGAACTTTAAAAATAGGAGATTGCATTGTAGCTGGAACAGCTTATGGAAAAGTTAGAGCAATGGTTGATGACAAAGGTAGAAAGGTAAAATCTGCATCTCCGTCCATTCCTGTGGAAGTTCTTGGATTTTCAGAAGTACCTAATGCAGGGGATATAATGTATTGTGTTGCTGATGAAAAGGCTGCAAGAGAGATTGCAGAAATTAGAAAAAATAAAGAGAGAGAACAGCATTACGCAAGTACTTCAAAGGTATCTTTACAAGATCTTTTTAACCAAATTCAAGAAGGTAAAGTTAAAGACTTAAATATAATTGTAAAAGCTGATGTTCAAGGTTCTGTAGAGGCAATAAGACAGTCATTAGAAAAATTATCCAATAATGAAGTTAGAGTAAATGTAATACATGGAGGAGTTGGAGCTATAACTGAAACAGATGTAACCTTTGCATCAGTGTCAAATGCTCTTATTATAGGATTTAATGTAAGACCAGAACCAATGGCTGTTCAGCTTGCTGAAAAAGAGAAAGTTGAAATAAAAACATATAGAATAATATATGAAGCAATAGATGATATTACGGCAGCTATGAAAGGTATGCTTGAACCTGAGTATAAAGAGGTCGTAACTGCAAGACTTGTAGTTAGAAATACCTTTAAAGTTTCTTCTATAGGTACTATTGCAGGTTGTTATGTTGAAGATGGAAAAATTAATAGAAACAATAGTGTTAGAGTTATTAGAGATGGAATAGTAATTTATGAAGGCAAACTGGCATCTTTAAAACGCTTTAAAGATGATGTAAAAGAAGTAGCTGCAGGTTTTGAATGTGGGTTAACAATTGAAAAGTTTAATGATATAAAAGAAAATGATGTAATTGAAGCATTTACTATTGAAGAAGTAAAAAGATAA
- the rbfA gene encoding 30S ribosome-binding factor RbfA, with protein sequence MGFDRTSRLSEEIKKIVSNIIQNELKDPRVPMLTSITHVEVTKDLRYAKIFISVLGDEEVKEKCIEGLKSASGYIRKEVGSKIKARYVPEMVFEIDKSIEHGMHISNILKGINNDDTK encoded by the coding sequence ATGGGATTTGACAGAACATCAAGATTATCAGAGGAAATAAAAAAAATAGTAAGCAATATAATACAAAACGAATTAAAAGATCCAAGAGTTCCCATGCTAACCTCTATTACTCATGTAGAAGTTACAAAAGATTTGAGATATGCAAAAATATTTATTAGTGTATTAGGAGACGAAGAAGTAAAAGAAAAGTGTATAGAAGGACTAAAAAGTGCATCAGGATATATAAGAAAAGAAGTAGGAAGTAAAATTAAAGCAAGATATGTTCCAGAAATGGTTTTTGAAATTGATAAATCGATAGAACATGGGATGCATATATCAAATATATTAAAAGGGATAAACAACGATGATACTAAATAA
- a CDS encoding DHH family phosphoesterase: protein MILNKIGQVLKSYDDFAIVSHVSPDGDSIGSMLGLYNTLIESGKKVDVFVEKNLPEKYSFLPGYKNIKTECNKQSRYSCLIILDCADILRLGELKDLINNCDISINIDHHISNSLNCNINYVDSNASSTGEIIYQILKLNGYNINYDTAMCLYTSILTDTGGFKYTNTTSITFSIVGDLINTGIKFSDIYSKIYDERTMYQIKLLGKVLPTLEVHFNNKVALLTLSNEMLKECNANENDAEDFVNYARNIDTVEVGIFIKQIDDLKCRVSLRSKNYIDVSQIASKFNGGGHIKAAGCTIEGNINEVKNKVLNAIKESLEVIK, encoded by the coding sequence ATGATACTAAATAAAATAGGGCAAGTATTAAAAAGCTATGATGATTTTGCAATTGTATCCCATGTATCTCCTGATGGCGATAGTATAGGTTCGATGCTTGGTTTGTATAATACATTAATTGAATCCGGTAAAAAAGTAGATGTTTTTGTAGAGAAAAATCTTCCTGAAAAATATTCTTTTTTACCAGGTTATAAAAATATAAAAACTGAATGCAATAAACAAAGCAGATATAGCTGCCTTATAATACTTGATTGTGCTGATATTTTAAGGCTTGGAGAATTAAAGGATTTAATTAACAATTGTGATATAAGTATAAACATAGATCACCATATTTCTAATAGTTTAAACTGTAATATTAATTATGTTGATTCTAATGCTTCAAGTACTGGCGAGATAATATATCAAATTCTTAAGCTAAATGGATACAATATAAACTATGACACTGCAATGTGTTTGTATACTTCAATTCTTACAGATACAGGAGGGTTCAAATATACAAATACAACGTCTATTACTTTTAGCATAGTGGGAGATTTAATAAATACAGGCATAAAATTTTCTGATATATATAGTAAAATTTATGATGAAAGAACAATGTATCAAATTAAACTATTAGGTAAAGTACTTCCTACTTTAGAAGTTCATTTTAATAACAAAGTAGCTCTTTTAACATTATCTAATGAAATGCTAAAAGAATGTAATGCAAATGAAAACGATGCAGAAGATTTTGTAAACTATGCAAGAAACATCGATACGGTTGAAGTTGGTATTTTTATTAAACAAATTGATGATTTAAAATGTAGAGTAAGTTTAAGATCTAAAAATTATATTGATGTTAGTCAAATAGCAAGCAAGTTTAATGGAGGAGGACATATTAAAGCTGCAGGCTGTACTATTGAAGGAAATATAAATGAAGTAAAGAATAAAGTTTTAAATGCCATTAAAGAATCTTTGGAAGTGATAAAATAA
- the truB gene encoding tRNA pseudouridine(55) synthase TruB: MNGIINVLKPPGMTSQDVVSYVKRTLKEKKVGHTGTLDPGACGVLPICIGKATKIVDYIMNDKKTYICELTFGNETDTYDKYGKKLFNVDLNYENIDYTFFKNVTNSFKGKIIQVPPIFSSVKVNGKRAYELARQGIIPDINEREVIIYDINILSFTPPTAMLKVTCSKGTYIRSLCTDIGRKLGCRAYMSFLIRTQTGKFTLENSHILDEISLENIKKIAIRTDYALEMKNLYVDKKFYKNIINGNKFPISNFSEFKDNEKVKIYIEPDEFLAIGKIYNGNVLVEKLLV; encoded by the coding sequence ATGAATGGCATAATAAATGTTTTAAAACCTCCTGGAATGACCTCGCAGGATGTAGTTTCTTATGTTAAAAGAACTTTAAAAGAAAAAAAAGTTGGTCATACAGGGACTTTAGATCCCGGAGCCTGTGGCGTTCTTCCTATATGTATAGGTAAGGCAACAAAAATAGTTGATTATATAATGAATGATAAAAAGACATATATTTGTGAGTTAACATTTGGAAATGAAACTGACACTTATGATAAGTATGGGAAAAAATTATTTAATGTAGATTTAAATTATGAAAATATTGACTATACATTTTTTAAAAACGTAACTAATAGTTTTAAGGGGAAGATTATACAGGTTCCCCCTATATTTTCTTCTGTTAAGGTTAATGGTAAAAGAGCTTATGAGCTTGCAAGGCAAGGAATAATTCCTGATATCAATGAAAGAGAAGTAATTATATACGATATTAATATTTTGAGCTTTACTCCTCCAACTGCAATGCTAAAAGTAACATGTTCTAAAGGAACATATATAAGAAGTCTATGTACAGATATAGGACGAAAGCTTGGTTGTAGAGCTTATATGAGTTTTCTAATAAGAACTCAAACAGGAAAATTCACTTTAGAAAATAGTCATATTTTAGATGAGATATCTCTTGAAAACATAAAAAAAATAGCAATAAGAACAGATTATGCATTAGAAATGAAAAATTTATATGTAGATAAAAAATTTTACAAAAACATTATTAACGGAAATAAATTCCCTATATCAAATTTTTCTGAGTTTAAAGATAATGAGAAAGTAAAGATATATATTGAACCAGATGAATTTTTAGCTATAGGTAAAATATATAATGGAAATGTTTTAGTTGAAAAACTTTTAGTATAA